The DNA window CCAAAGAGAATTAAAAGAAGACATTAAAGCCCAAATTATATTAGGGAACACATACCACCTATATCTTCGTCCAACAATGGATGTCATGCAGGAAGCAGGAGGGCTTCATAAATTCATGAATTGGGATCTTCCTATTCTTACGGATTCAGGAGGTTTTCAGGTGTTTTCACTTTCAGGAAGCAGAAAAATGTCTGAAGAAGGAGTGAAATTTAAATCTCATATCGACGGAAGCTATCATCTTTTTACACCTGAAAAATCAATGGAGATCCAAAGGCAGATCGGGGCAGATATTTTTATGGCTTTTGACGAATGTGTTGCTTATCCTAGTGAGTATAACCAGGTAAAAGCGTCCATGGAAATGACACACCGCTGGTTAAAAAGATGCATTGACTGGAATGAAAAAAATCCTGAACTATACGGTCATAAACAAAGGTTTTTCCCTATTGTCCAGGGTTCTACATATTCTGATTTAAGAAAAATTTCCGCTGAGGTTATCTCGGAAGCAGGAGCGGAAGGAAATGCAATCGGTGGTCTTTCTGTAGGAGAACCAGAGGAAGAAATGTACAGGATCACAGATGAGGTAACAGATATTCTACCTAAAGAAAAACCCAGATATCTGATGGGAGTTGGTACTCCATGGAATATTTTGGAATCGATTGGATTAGGAATCGATATGATGGATTGTGTAATGCCTACAAGAAATGCAAGAAATGCTATGCTCTTTACATGGCAGGGAGTAATGAATCTAAAAAACGAAAAGTGGAAGAAAGATTTTTCGCCTTTAGATGAGTTTGGGACAAGTTTTGTAGATAAAGAATA is part of the Chryseobacterium paludis genome and encodes:
- the tgt gene encoding tRNA guanosine(34) transglycosylase Tgt: MKFFNIEKTSEGKARAGELTTDHGKVQTPIFMPVGTVASVKTVHQRELKEDIKAQIILGNTYHLYLRPTMDVMQEAGGLHKFMNWDLPILTDSGGFQVFSLSGSRKMSEEGVKFKSHIDGSYHLFTPEKSMEIQRQIGADIFMAFDECVAYPSEYNQVKASMEMTHRWLKRCIDWNEKNPELYGHKQRFFPIVQGSTYSDLRKISAEVISEAGAEGNAIGGLSVGEPEEEMYRITDEVTDILPKEKPRYLMGVGTPWNILESIGLGIDMMDCVMPTRNARNAMLFTWQGVMNLKNEKWKKDFSPLDEFGTSFVDKEYSKAYVRHLFVSKEYLGKQIASIHNLAFYLDLVKVAREHIIAGDFYEWKKSVDPILRQRL